Genomic DNA from Candidatus Binatia bacterium:
CGACCGCTACCTGCAAGACAAGTATGCACAGCGGAACTGATAGCGGGCGTTGGCAGATTGCGGAAAGAACTCGTCAACTGGCCTAACTTTTTCACTCTTGTACGGATTTTACTGATTCCCGTCGTAGTGGTGTTTTTGACCGACCCTGGCCCTCGGGCGGCGATTGCGGCGACGGGAACATTCTTTCTGGCTTCGTTGTCCGATTTTCTCGACGGCTACTTGGCGCGCCGCTATGGGTTGAGCACCACCCTCGGCAAGATTTTGGACCCTTTGGCGGATAAACTCATTGTGGCGGCCGTTCTCGTGATGCTGGTCGCCATGGGACGCGAGCCCCAAGTTCCCGGCTGGGCCGTGGCCGTGATGATTTCGCGCGAAATTGCTGTGACCGGCTTGCGAGCCGTCGCACTTGCACACGGCGTTGTTGTGGAAGCGGAGACTCTCGGCAAGTACAAAATGGTCTTGCAGATGTTTGCCCTGCACGGGTTGCTGCTCCATTACCCATTCTTCGGCATCGACTTTTTCTCGATCGGTTTGTACTTCTTTTGGCTTGCGCTCGCCGTAGGTGTGTGGTCTGGGGTCGAATACTTTCGGCACGTGTTGCCGCAACTTTGGCGAAGTGGAGCCCCAGCTTCGCTGCCCCGATAGCTGCCACAAGAATGTGGGGCGCTTCCGCGGCAGTTCTTCGCTTGCAGGGCTGCGGCGTGGATGTTAGCAAGGCGCCCGTTCCTGAGGGAGCACGCGCCCTTAGCTCAGCTGGATAGAGCACAAGACTACGAATCTTGGGGTCGGCCGTTCGAATCGGCCAGGGCGCGTTACCCAACCCCCTAATTTTCCGCCACTTTCGTTCAAACAACTGTTTGGCCAGGTCAAGCAAAAACC
This window encodes:
- the pgsA gene encoding CDP-diacylglycerol--glycerol-3-phosphate 3-phosphatidyltransferase, with translation MRKELVNWPNFFTLVRILLIPVVVVFLTDPGPRAAIAATGTFFLASLSDFLDGYLARRYGLSTTLGKILDPLADKLIVAAVLVMLVAMGREPQVPGWAVAVMISREIAVTGLRAVALAHGVVVEAETLGKYKMVLQMFALHGLLLHYPFFGIDFFSIGLYFFWLALAVGVWSGVEYFRHVLPQLWRSGAPASLPR